The genomic stretch GCATTAAAGGCGAAAGAGGGGTGAGTAATATATGAAAGAAATTTTAAAAAGTATTTCCAAGAGAACTCTGTTCAATATTCTGATATTTCTTCAAGTATTGTTTTCTATTTTATACTTTTTCTCTACTACTATATCTATGCAAGCTGTTGTAAACAGTAATATATCAGCTAATAGCGAACTGGATTCTAATCCTAAGAGAACATTACATATGCTAATTCAAAATGAAGATAGTAAATACTTCAGTAAGTTTAAAGAAGAATTGTTAAATGCTAATTTAGTTAATGGCTTAACGGGATGGCGTAATAGCGATTTAACTCCTGATACTCGTGTTATTGGTGATACAGAGGATGATTTCGATAGTGTAGAACTTGCTAAAGGTTGTGAAAATCTAAAGAAAATTAATGTTGCAACCGGTAGGTATTTTACTGATGCAGACTTTAGAAAAGAAAATGCAACCGGTAGTAAATCTAAACCATTTTTAATGATTTTAGGTAGTGAGTTTGCTAACAACCAAAACTTAAAGGTGGGGGATAGCTATCATGATGTTAATGATAAATATTATAAAGTAGTAGGAATTCTTGAACCAAACAGTAAATGGTTTTATCAAACTGTCTCTGAAGGAATGATTATGGTAATTGATAATGCAGTGATGGTTGCCTATGTTAATGATTCTGAAAACCCAATAATGCATTATTATTCAATCCTTAATGACAATGTAAATAGTGATGATGCAATTTATAAGATAAATAAAATTGCCAAGAAATACAACATTGTGGTAGAAGCAAAAACTATTTCAACAGAATTAAATGAAACATATTCTGAAAGTGTAAGTCAGGACATTAGTTGGGTGATTTTCTCATTAATTATTCTTGTATTTGTCACAATAGGTACATCTATTCTTATTGTATCTCATATGTATATGAGAAAGAATGAAATTGGAATTCGTATGGCATGTGGTTATTCATTTAAAAAGGTACTGTTACTGTTATGGGGTGAATTCCTTGTAGTTTCTATTTTAGCTTTCCTTTCAGCTCTACTTATTGCGTATATCAGTTGTTCCGGTGGTAAAGAAATAATATATTCTGCATACTATTTTTCTAGTTTCCACTTATCTTATGGCATAGTGCTGATAGGTATAGGTATATTTTTACTTATGTGTATACCATCACTTCTTGTTCTTGTGTTTAAGTTGAGAAAAGTACAACCAAAGGATTTAATAGGAGGAAAATAATATGAAAATACTTGAGTTAAAGAATATTACTAAAATTTACGGTAAAGGTGACTCCGAAACAAAGGCACTTGCCGGTGTTGACCTAACTATTGAAAAAGGTGACTTCTGTGCAATTATGGGACCTTCCGGTTCAGGTAAATCCACACTACTGAATATTCTTGGTTGTATGGATACACCAACTTCCGGTGAATATATCCTGAAAGGTCAGGATGTCAGTAAGATGAAGAATAAGCAGTTAAGTAAGTTAAGAAACCAGGTTATCAGCTTTGTTTTTCAGTATTTTGCTTTAATGGATGAATACACAGTATTCGACAACATTATGCTACCACTTAACTGTCAGAAGTATCCTTATAAAGAAAAGAAGGATAGAGTAAAATACTATATGAAACGACTAGGCATAGAGAAATATGCCAAGAAAAAGCCTACTCAGTTATCAGGTGGTCAGCAACAAAGAGTTGCAATAGCAAGAGCCTTAGTGTCAAATGCTGATATTATCCTAGCTGACGAACCTACAGGTGCATTGGATAGCACTACAGGTGAAGAACTAATGGAACTGTTGCAAGAAATCAACGAGTCAGGCAAAACACTTATCCTTGTTACCCATAATGAAAAGGTAGCAGAA from Ruminococcus bovis encodes the following:
- a CDS encoding ABC transporter permease, whose product is MQAVVNSNISANSELDSNPKRTLHMLIQNEDSKYFSKFKEELLNANLVNGLTGWRNSDLTPDTRVIGDTEDDFDSVELAKGCENLKKINVATGRYFTDADFRKENATGSKSKPFLMILGSEFANNQNLKVGDSYHDVNDKYYKVVGILEPNSKWFYQTVSEGMIMVIDNAVMVAYVNDSENPIMHYYSILNDNVNSDDAIYKINKIAKKYNIVVEAKTISTELNETYSESVSQDISWVIFSLIILVFVTIGTSILIVSHMYMRKNEIGIRMACGYSFKKVLLLLWGEFLVVSILAFLSALLIAYISCSGGKEIIYSAYYFSSFHLSYGIVLIGIGIFLLMCIPSLLVLVFKLRKVQPKDLIGGK
- a CDS encoding ABC transporter ATP-binding protein; the encoded protein is MKILELKNITKIYGKGDSETKALAGVDLTIEKGDFCAIMGPSGSGKSTLLNILGCMDTPTSGEYILKGQDVSKMKNKQLSKLRNQVISFVFQYFALMDEYTVFDNIMLPLNCQKYPYKEKKDRVKYYMKRLGIEKYAKKKPTQLSGGQQQRVAIARALVSNADIILADEPTGALDSTTGEELMELLQEINESGKTLILVTHNEKVAEKCNYVIYIEDGKIVDKLS